Genomic segment of Nitrososphaerota archaeon:
GGATTATTATAATTGGATTAATAACTTTTGTTTTAAGATTTATAGCGCTTGCATTACAATCTTTTTAAAAAAAAGTGAATAAAAAATGAGTATAAGTAAAAAAATATTTGTTTTAAAAACAACAGCTGGACAAGAAAAAAATGTAGCAAAAATTCTTACTAAAAGAATTGAAGCTTTAAATCCTCAAGTTTATTCAATTACAGTTCTTCCAAATATTAAAGGTTATATTTTTATTGAAGCTGAAAATAAGGAAGATTTATCTAAAATTTCTCATGGTGTAAGACATTTAAGAGGAAGGCTTCCAGCACCTATTTCTATAAATGAAGTTACTCCACATTTAGAAAAACCTACAATAGATATAATTTCCGTGGGAGATATAGTTGAAATAATAGCTGGTCCACTTAAAGGTTTAAGTGGAAAAGTAACTAGAGTGGATAAACCAAAAAAAGAAGTTATGATAGAAGTTTCAGAATCAGCTTTTGTATTACCTATTTCAATACCAATAGATTATGTTAAGATAGTTTCAAAAAAAGTTGAAAAAACATGAAGAAAATAAATAAATTTATTATTGAGGGAGGAAAAGCAACTGCAGGTCCACCTATAGGTCCTGCATTAGGGCCGCTAGGAGTAAATGTTTTAGCAATAGTTGAAAAAATAAATGAATTAACATCTAGTTTTATGGGTATGAGAGTTCCTGTCGAAGTAATCATTGATACAGATACGAAAGATTTTGAAGTAAATGTAGGTATTCCAAGCACAGCTGCTTTAATAATGCAAGAAATTAAAAAAGAAAAAGGAGCTGCAATGCCTGGAAAAGAAACTCTAGGAGATATTTCATTTCAAAAAATAATTGAAATAGCTAAAATTAAAATGAAGCATTTACAAGCAAAAACATTAAAATCTGCTGTAAAACAAATTGTAGGAACTTGTGTTAGTATGGGAGTTACGATCGATAAAAAGAATCCAAAAGAAGTTATTAAAGCTATTGAAAAAGGTGAATATAATAAATATTTAGGAGAATGATAAAAAATGAGTATCCCTAATATAGAAGAAGCAATAGCAAATGCAAGAAAAAATAGTGTGAAAAAAAATTTTAAACAATCTTTTGAATTAATTATTAATTTAAAAGATGTAAATCTTGAAAAACCAGAATCTAGAATATATGAAATTGTTGAATTGCCAAATGGTTTATCTAACAAAAAGAGGAAAATATGTGTTATAGCTTCAGGAGATTTAGCTTTAAGAGCAAGTAAAACCGATGGAATTAATAAAGTTTTTCAAAGAAATGATATAGAAGCAATAATAGGTAATAAGAAAATGGCTAGAAAAATTGCAGAAAGTTATGATTTCTTTTTAGTAGAATCTTCCTTAATTGGAATAGTAGCAAAAGCTTTAGGTGCTGCTTTAGGTGGAAGAGGTAAAAGGCCTATACCTATTTCTTCTAATCAAAATTTAGAAGAATTAGTTTCAAAATATTCTAAAAGTGTTATTTTAAATACTAGAAAAAATCCTGAAATAAAATGCATAATAGGTACAGAAGATATGAGTGATAAAGAAATAAAGGAAAATGCTGAAGCAGTTATAAAACATTTAATAAGTAAGCTTGAAAAGGAAGTAAAAAATATTAAATCAATATATATTAAATTAACAATGGGCAAGCCAATTAAATTAAGTTTAGGTGCTAAATAATGTCATTAATACAAAAATCTAAAAAATCTAAAAAAAATGAATTATTTGAAAAATTAGATAAATTAATTCAAAAATATAAAGTAATAGCTATTTTTGATTTATTTAAAGTTAGAGCTAATTTAATTCATCAATTAAGAAGTAAACTTAGAGGAGAAGCTGAAATAATCATAGTTAAAAAATCTATTCTTGAAAAAGTTTTAGAAAAGAATAATAAAAAAATGCTTATAGAATTTTTATCAAATATGAAGCACCCTGTAGGGGTAATATTTACAAACATGAGTGCTTTTAAACTTTCATTAATACTTGAAAAAAGTAGAGTTTTAATGCATGCTAAAGGTGGAGAAAAAGCTGATATTGATGTAATAGTTCCAGAATGCAATACAGGTCTTCAGCCAGGACCAGTATTAAGCGATTTTGGAAAAATGAAAATTCCTACAAGAATAGAAGGGGGAAATATATGGATTGCAAAAGATACATTAGTAGCTAGAAAAGGAGAAGAAATATCTCAAATGCTTGCAAGCTTATTAGTTAAATTAGATATTAAATCTGTTCTTAGAGGAATAGATTTAATTCTTGCTTATGAAGATGGATTAATCATTGAAGGAGAAAAATTAAAAATAAATCTAGAAGATTATAAAATAAATATTTCAAAAGCATTTGAAAATGCTCTTAAATTAAGCATAGAAGCTCAATATATAACTAAAGAAAATATTCCTTATTTAATTAATAAAGCAATATTGCAAGCAAAGAATTTAGGAATTCATATAGGATATCCATCAAAGGATCTAATTAAAGAAATAATAATTAAAGCATATATGAATGCAGAGAAAATAAAAGAAATATCTAAAACATGAAAAAGCTTTATGAATAACCTTATATTTTTAATTCAAATATAGTAAGGGGGATAGAAATGATCTATATTTATGCAGCTTTATTATTGCATGGTGCTGGAAAATCGATTACAGAAGAAAATATAAGAAATATTGTGAAAGCTGCTGGAATAGAGCCTGAAGAAACTCAAATAAAAGCATTAGTAGCAGCATTATCAGGAGTGAATATTGATGAAGTTTTAAAAACAGCTTCTTTAACACCTATTGCAGCTCAACCAATTGCAACTCCTCAAGCTGCACCAGAACCTAAAAAAGAAGAAAAGAAGAAAGAAGAAGTTGAAGAAAAGAAAGAAGAAGAAGCATTAGCTGGTTTAAGCGCATTATTTGGTTAATGGAAAATAATTAATAAAAATTTATAGAAATTTATTTAAAGATATATTCATTAT
This window contains:
- a CDS encoding transcription elongation factor Spt5 — its product is MSISKKIFVLKTTAGQEKNVAKILTKRIEALNPQVYSITVLPNIKGYIFIEAENKEDLSKISHGVRHLRGRLPAPISINEVTPHLEKPTIDIISVGDIVEIIAGPLKGLSGKVTRVDKPKKEVMIEVSESAFVLPISIPIDYVKIVSKKVEKT
- a CDS encoding 50S ribosomal protein L11 → MKKINKFIIEGGKATAGPPIGPALGPLGVNVLAIVEKINELTSSFMGMRVPVEVIIDTDTKDFEVNVGIPSTAALIMQEIKKEKGAAMPGKETLGDISFQKIIEIAKIKMKHLQAKTLKSAVKQIVGTCVSMGVTIDKKNPKEVIKAIEKGEYNKYLGE
- a CDS encoding 50S ribosomal protein L1 — translated: MSIPNIEEAIANARKNSVKKNFKQSFELIINLKDVNLEKPESRIYEIVELPNGLSNKKRKICVIASGDLALRASKTDGINKVFQRNDIEAIIGNKKMARKIAESYDFFLVESSLIGIVAKALGAALGGRGKRPIPISSNQNLEELVSKYSKSVILNTRKNPEIKCIIGTEDMSDKEIKENAEAVIKHLISKLEKEVKNIKSIYIKLTMGKPIKLSLGAK
- the rplJ gene encoding 50S ribosomal protein L10, giving the protein MSLIQKSKKSKKNELFEKLDKLIQKYKVIAIFDLFKVRANLIHQLRSKLRGEAEIIIVKKSILEKVLEKNNKKMLIEFLSNMKHPVGVIFTNMSAFKLSLILEKSRVLMHAKGGEKADIDVIVPECNTGLQPGPVLSDFGKMKIPTRIEGGNIWIAKDTLVARKGEEISQMLASLLVKLDIKSVLRGIDLILAYEDGLIIEGEKLKINLEDYKINISKAFENALKLSIEAQYITKENIPYLINKAILQAKNLGIHIGYPSKDLIKEIIIKAYMNAEKIKEISKT
- the rpl12p gene encoding 50S ribosomal protein P1, producing the protein MIYIYAALLLHGAGKSITEENIRNIVKAAGIEPEETQIKALVAALSGVNIDEVLKTASLTPIAAQPIATPQAAPEPKKEEKKKEEVEEKKEEEALAGLSALFG